In Erigeron canadensis isolate Cc75 chromosome 1, C_canadensis_v1, whole genome shotgun sequence, a single window of DNA contains:
- the LOC122592421 gene encoding putative fasciclin-like arabinogalactan protein 20 — MAVAKSILLTLLTITIIFSTAQTTTALPPETLTNAVETLSNSGYIAMSLTLTAVSDGLLSHHNAATIFSPPDIAFADYGQPSLPLLSVHISPMVFSLSTLRSLPFGTKIPTVDESIFLTVTTSSPNDVVSINDVRIIGSSIFDDGSLIVYGIENFLDPNFTVPDSPIQISNLNHCTASFRGNNGSISSFHDAANVLISRGYSVFASFLNLQLLGFQFQSQSQNKNQSNLTVFAPNDEVMVEYSGRFPDYQSLFHRHVLNCKVSWTDLMSVDDGISFDTYLDGFKVKVDRSGGGGYKVNEVSITSPDMYYSDWIVIHGIGDVLSLPKPADEVGDGEEDQDDGDDPGDETLVRSSGRMLIAAAPDRCEF; from the coding sequence ATGGCAGTCGCCAAATCAATTCTTCTCACACTACTAACAATAACAATCATCTTCTCTACAGCTCAGACCACCACCGCTCTTCCACCGGAAACACTTACAAACGCCGTAGAAACTTTATCAAATTCCGGCTATATCGCCATGTCGTTAACGCTAACTGCCGTCTCCGATGGATTACTCTCTCACCACAACGCCGCCACTATCTTCTCCCCGCCGGATATTGCCTTCGCTGACTACGGTCAACCGTCTCTCCCTCTCCTTTCAGTCCACATCTCTCCGATGGTCTTCTCTCTCTCTACTCTCCGTTCTCTCCCTTTCGGTACCAAAATCCCTACCGTTGATGAATCAATTTTCCTCACTGTCACAACTTCATCACCAAACGACGTCGTTTCGATCAATGACGTCAGAATTATCGGTTCTTCTATCTTCGACGACGGTTCGTTGATCGTTTACGGCATTGAGAACTTTTTAGATCCGAATTTCACGGTTCCGGATAGTCCGATTCAAATCAGTAACCTAAATCACTGTACGGCGTCGTTTCGAGGTAATAATGGTAGTATTAGTTCGTTTCACGATGCAGCAAATGTGTTGATTTCTAGAGGTTACTCTGTCTTTGCTTCGTTCCTCAATTTACAATTGCTAGGCTTTCAAtttcaaagtcaaagtcaaaacaAGAATCAAAGTAACTTGACTGTTTTTGCGCCTAATGATGAAGTGATGGTGGAATATTCCGGTAGGTTTCCTGATTATCAAAGTCTGTTTCACCGTCACGTGTTGAATTGTAAGGTCTCGTGGACTGATTTGATGAGCGTTGATGACGGAATTAGTTTCGATACGTATTTAGATGGATTTAAGGTGAAAGTTGATAgatctggtggtggtggttataAGGTGAATGAGGTCTCGATTACGTCTCCGGATATGTATTATAGTGACTGGATTGTGATTCATGGAATTGGTGATGTTTTGAGCCTGCCTAAGCCGGCTGATGAGGTTGGTGATGGAGAGGAGGATCAGGATGATGGTGATGATCCTGGTGATGAAACTCTGGTGAGAAGTTCAGGTAGAATGTTGATTGCTGCTGCTCCGGATCGGTGTGAGTTTTGA